The Synechococcus sp. UW69 DNA segment GCGAGGGCTGGCGGCCCACCGCCTCCCAATCGCGAGGCCAGCTCATCTGTAGGCCAGACCGTGGGGCAATCCCCCGGATCCGCCTGCAGGCGCCGTAACAAGCGCAGGGTGACAGGGCTGATCTGCTGAAGACCAAGGTCTTGGGCATCGGCAATGAGCTGCTGCAAAAGAGGCTCTTCCTGCAGAGGACCAATCCACAAAGGGCCACTGATGCTCCACCTCCCCTGACCGTCCACGCAATGACAAGCAGGCCAGCCGCTGAGCTTCAGCAGAGGCTGCACCCGTTGAGCACCGCATCGTTCACAACGCGCCACCAGCCCAAGCTTCTTCTCATCGCCCGCTGGGATCTGACGCAGCAAGCGCAGGGCGAGGCGAAAGGTGCGCCCTTCACTGAAGCTGAACAGGGGCTGCACACCACGGCCCAGAAGCCAGGCCTGCCGGGCCACCAGGCCAATCTGCTGCCGCAGGGCCATTTCCCAACTAGCGGGATGCACGCGGGCTGCGGCACCAAGGCTTCGAATCGCACCAACACGGTCATGACCGGTGGGGGAACGGCCATCCGTCGATGCCAGAAACAACAGGCCGTCGAAGCGCAAAGCCTGAAGGACCGGCTGAATCAAGCTCCCCGAAGCCCCAAAGGCATCGAGGTCGATGAAATCGAACCGCTGACGCTGAAGGATCGACCGATAAAGCAACAAATCTGCCGCCTCCGCGCTGAGCCGCGTTGAACACCCCAATGCCTGCACATTGGACTGGATCAGCGGCAGCCGATCCGGATCACCATCGTTGATCCAGAGCTCTGTCTCAGCGGCATCGCTGCCCAACGCCTCCAGGCCCCAGCGCAGCGCCCTGATCCCGCAACCGGCCATCAGATCAAGCCAACGGAGTGGTTGCGTTGCGCTTGCCTTCTGGTGGCGGGCCAGCAACACCGACAGATCGCGTGCCGGGCGTGACTCAGGCCTGAAAAACCCTGGGCCAAGGCTGAACTCAGCCAGACCTTCGCGATAGTGATGAT contains these protein-coding regions:
- a CDS encoding N2,N2-dimethylguanosine tRNA methyltransferase gives rise to the protein MAADGTLLTSTDHHYREGLAEFSLGPGFFRPESRPARDLSVLLARHQKASATQPLRWLDLMAGCGIRALRWGLEALGSDAAETELWINDGDPDRLPLIQSNVQALGCSTRLSAEAADLLLYRSILQRQRFDFIDLDAFGASGSLIQPVLQALRFDGLLFLASTDGRSPTGHDRVGAIRSLGAAARVHPASWEMALRQQIGLVARQAWLLGRGVQPLFSFSEGRTFRLALRLLRQIPAGDEKKLGLVARCERCGAQRVQPLLKLSGWPACHCVDGQGRWSISGPLWIGPLQEEPLLQQLIADAQDLGLQQISPVTLRLLRRLQADPGDCPTVWPTDELASRLGGGGPPALARLVQALHAEGYRASASGVMPAQVRTDAELPQLLQICTSLRGEGI